A portion of the Meriones unguiculatus strain TT.TT164.6M chromosome 14, Bangor_MerUng_6.1, whole genome shotgun sequence genome contains these proteins:
- the LOC110549428 gene encoding LOW QUALITY PROTEIN: histidine protein methyltransferase 1 homolog (The sequence of the model RefSeq protein was modified relative to this genomic sequence to represent the inferred CDS: deleted 1 base in 1 codon) produces MAFQFNFSIEEDLENKVAPLGDGTLTLDSSSVSKSQNGKQDRKSSAELSGVPADCLWDCSSVGNAASSEDTDSPLRTTDRSGDPEACEKQPSLRAAKEHAMPHDFNQVLENKVMERLPGPQHVNTTVVKTISLKEKFPGENIVSESFSSHSDLIPGVYEGGLKIWECTFDLLAYFTKANVEFAGQKVLDLGCGSGLLGITASKGGAGEVHFQDYNSLVTDEVTLPNVVANFPLQDDSNDVNEPDEKRQRKSKVAQEICKCRLFSGEWSEFCKLVLSEKVFVKYDLILTSETIYNPDYYSTLHETFLRLLSRNGHVLLASKAHYFGVGGGVYLFQKFVEERGVFETRTLEIIDEGLKRFLIEMTFKHPS; encoded by the exons ATGGCCTTTCAATTCAATTTCAGTATAGAAGAAGATCTGGAAAATAAAGTAGCACCCCTTGGTGATGGAACTTTGACCCTGGATTCATCATCAGTCTCAAAAAGTCAAAACGGAAAGCAGGACAGAAAGTCTTCTGCAGAACTGTCGGGTGTGCCTGCAGATTGCTTGTGGGACTGCTCCTCAGTGGGAAATGCAGCTTCCTCTGAAGACACTGACAGCCCACTCAGGACAACTGACAGGTCAGGTGACCCAGAAGCCTGTGAAAAACAGCCCTCCTTGAGAGCTGCTAAAGAACATGCTATGCCTCACGATTTTAATCAGGTCTTAGAAAATAAAGTTATGGAAAGGTTGCCTGGTCCCCAGCATGTTAACACAACAGTAGTGAAAACCATCTCGTTGAAAGAGAAATTCCCCGGAGAAAACATAGTTTCAGAAAGCTTTTCTTCGCATTCTGATCTGATTCCAGGTGTTTATGAAGGAGGCTTAAAAATCTGGGAATGTACCTTTGATCTCCTGGCTTATTTCACAAAGGCCAACGTGGAATTTGCTGGACAAAAAGTGTTGGATCTTGGCTGTGGATCCGGATTGCTTGGAATAACTGCATCGaaaggaggagctggagaagtTCATTTTCAAGATTATAACAGCTTGGTGACTGATGAAGTTACCTTACCTAAT GTAGTTGCTAACTTCCCTTTGCAGGATGACAGTAATGATGTAAATGAGCCAGATGAGAAAAGACAAAGGAAGTCAAAAGTAGCCCAAGAAATATGTAAATGCCGGTTATTCTCTGGGGAGTGGTCTGAGTTTTGTAAGCTTGTATTAAGTGAAAAAGTGTTTGTGAAATATGACCTCATTCTCACTTCAGAAACCATTTATAATCCAGATTATTACAGCACTTTGCATGAAACATTTCTCAGACTGTTGAGTAGGAATGGCCATGTGCTTCTAGCAAGCAAGGCACATTATTTTGGTGTTGGTGGTGGCGTTTATCTTTTTCAGAAGTTTGTAGAAGAAAGGGGTGTATTTGAGACTAGAACACTTGAAATAATTGATGAGGGTCTCAAGAGATTTCTAATTGAAATGACCTTTAAGCACCCCAGTTAA